A region of Ochotona princeps isolate mOchPri1 chromosome 2, mOchPri1.hap1, whole genome shotgun sequence DNA encodes the following proteins:
- the ALDH9A1 gene encoding 4-trimethylaminobutyraldehyde dehydrogenase, whose protein sequence is MFSWPRWAALSPLLSRTLRSARVAAAATMSTGTFVVSQPLNYRGGARVEPADSSGTEKAFEPATGRVIATFTCSGAKEVDLAVESAKAAFKIWSKKSGMERCRILLEAARIIRERRDEIATMETINNGKSIFEARWDIDTSWQCLEYYAGLAGSMAGEHIQLPGGSFGYTRREPLGVCVGIGAWNYPFQIACWKSAPALACGNAMIYKPSPFTPVSVLLLAEIYTAAGVPPGLFNVVQGGAATGQLLCQHRDVAKVSFTGSVPTGSKIMEMAAKGIKPVTLELGGKSPLIIFSDCDMKNAVNGALMANFLTQGQVCCNGTRVFVQKEILDKFTEEVVKQTQKIKIGDPLLEDTRMGPLINRPHLERVLGFIQVAKEQGAKVLCGGDLYEPKDPKLKDGYYMRPCILTNCRDDMTCVKEEIFGPVMSILSFDTEAEVVERANDTTYGLAAGVFTRDIQRAHRVVAELQAGMCFINNYNVSPVELPFGGYKKSGFGRENGRVTIEYYSQLKTVCVEMGDVESTF, encoded by the exons ATGTTTTCCTGGCCGAGGTGGGCCGCGCTGTCCCCGCTTCTCAGCCGCACTCTGCGGTCTGCTCgtgtcgccgccgccgccaccatgAGCACTGGCACTTTCGTCGTGTCGCAGCCGCTCAATTACCGCGGCGGGGCCCGCGTGGAGCCGGCCGACTCGTCGGGCACGGAGAAGGCGTTCGAGCCGGCCACCG GCCGAGTGATAGCAACTTTCACGTGTTCTGGAGCAAAGGAAGTGGATCTGGCTGTTGAAAGTGCAAAGGCTGCCTTTAAAATATGGAGTAAAAAGTCTGGCATGGAGCGCTGCCGCATCCTTTTGGAGGCTGCCAGGATAATAAGG GAAAGAAGGGATGAAATTGCCACCATGGAGACCATCAACAATGGCAAGTCCATCTTTGAGGCCCGCTGGGATATAGACACTTCGTGGCAGTGCTTGGAGTACTATGCAGGCTTGGCTGGGTCCATGGCTG GGGAACACATCCAGCTCCCAGGTGGATCGTTCGGTTATACCAGGAGAGAGCCGCTGGGAGTATGTGTGGGAATAGGAGCGTGGAACTACCCCTTTCAGATCGCCTGTTGGAAGTCTGCTCCCGCCTTGGCTTGTG GTAACGCCATGATCTATAAACCGTCTCCCTTCACCCCCGTGTCTGTCCTGCTGCTGGCCGAGATCTACACCGCGGCAGGTGTGCCCCCCGGGCTCTTCAACGTGGTGCAGGGAGGGGCCGCGACAGGCCAGCTTCTGTGTCAGCACCGTGACGTGGCCAAAGTGTCCTTCACTGGTAGTGTGCCCACGGGCTCAAAG ATCATGGAGATGGCAGCTAAAGGAATCAAACCCGTGACCTTGGAACTCGGAGGCAAATCTCCACTTATCATCTTCTCAGACTGTGATATGAAGAATGCTGTGAACGGAGCCCTGATGGCCAACTTCCTCACCCAAGGCCAG GTGTGTTGCAATGGCACAAGAGTGTTTGTACAAAAGGAAATTCTTGATAAATTTACCGAGGAAGTGGTGAAGCAGACCCAAAAGATAAAGATTGGCGACCCCCTTCTGGAAGATACGAGGATGGGGCCACTCATCAACCGACCACACTTGGAACGAGTCTTGGGGTTCATTCAAGTGGCAAAGGAGCAG GGTGCTAAAGTGTTATGTGGTGGAGATCTGTATGAACCTAAGGACCCCAAATTAAAGGATGGCTATTACATGAGACCTTGTATATTAA CTAACTGCAGGGATGACATGACCTGCGTGAAAGAGGAGATCTTCGGGCCAGTTATGTCCATTTTATCCTTTGACACCGAAGCTGAGGTTGTGGAACGAGCCAATGATACCACTTACGGACTGGCTGCTGGCGTCTTTACCAG GGACATCCAGCGGGCCCACCGAGTGGTGGCTGAGCTGCAGGCTGGCATGTGCTTCATTAACAACTACAACGTCAGCCCAGTGGAGCTGCCCTTCGGCGGATACAAGAAGTCAG